The genomic window CCTCTAGGCAAACGAGTTACAATAATATCATAGCAGTAGTTTGCAATTTACAAACATGAACAAATGAACCCCCACAACGCCCCAGGCTGTGAGGTAGGTAAGATATCCCAGAGAGTTTTCCAGTTTAATGCAGATTTCAGTCTCACAGGATgaattggaggggaggggaggagaaaacaGGAGAGATTTGCTCAAACTGGAACTCTCAGAAAATGAACCAGCTTTCACAAAAAAGTGTATAGTACAACAGCGCTATTTAATGTTGCTCAAGCACCAGATTCAACCCCCCTACCCCCAAAATCAATGGAGCTTTCCATCAACTTGAactggagttggatcaggccctaaataagcGACTATTAGGTAGTAAATCAATGGGAAGGGAAGAATTGCAGGTTTGGTGTGACAGTTATATTACACACACTCACAGAGCAGGCTTAGTAATACTTTCCTTTTGACATGGGTACAGAATGAAAGGAGCTAATGAAATCTACATAGCTGATATCGCTAGGTGAAAACAGTCCTCCATTCCAATTGTTGGAGCTCTCTGCCCGCTCTAAAAGTAGCTCACTAGAGCTTTGGGGTCATGTCCCGCCATCAATTTATTTATGAAAACTTCCACCTAAAGCTAGAATGATGGCAGAAAATGGCTCTAAGTTGTTCAAACAACCAAAAGCAATTGAATTGGCACCTCCCCTTGAGAGCATCACTGGGAGCAGAGAATACTGATTCAAAATACAAGAGCAAAAGTCTAGAGTGACATGGGAGAGACAACTGAACTTCAGCTTGAAACAGTCATGGTCTCAGAGCTTCTTAGCTGCCCTTCCAATATTAAAGCTAACTGAATACAGCTGCAGTCCTTGACAGGGTACGTTACTTCCTAGCCACCAGCCAAAGATATTCTCCTGGCCACCAATATGCTGTTATGCAGAACATCCAAATTACTCTCTGTGGCAACTTACTGGTGATGCTGATCAATTCTCCAGCCAGTGAGCCAGTGTATAAATAATTTACCAACCTACATTATGCTGGTTTAGAAACGCTTTAGAAATCAACATTTCCTAACACAGCGTGACAAGCAAGATAGTGCATGCAGTACAGCGCCTGTCCATGCCGGTCTGACAGCCCATTAGAATAAGTCTCAAGTAAGAGGGAGGTCTCCAAGACGAGTGGCAATAGCAGAGGTTCTTATTGGAGGAGATGGGATTCCATGGCTTCAATGttctgcagcacttgcagcactACTTCGTAGCAGAACAGGTACTGGTCCTGGACACGTGGAGAAAACAGCATGGAGTCACCCAGTTACATTCCGTAGACACATGCAAAGGACTGCCTGGCTTGGGAGCACGTCTGTAACATGAATATAATCTAGGGCTGCATGAAACTTAGGGAGagcttccttcctcttcctcaccCACTCTCTTGCATTCTGTCCTCCTTAGCCTTAAGGCCAGTGCTTAATTTCTAATGAAAAAGGTACTGGGGCTCAAGCAAGTTTTTTACATTCAGAACtggtgcagcaagcccagaggtgcctgggCTATCAACTGCCAGGACCAAAGGTCCTGGGGCTCTAACTGCCGGGCCCAGAAGTGCAGGGGCTCAAAATGCCGGGCCCAgaagtgccagggctctgaactgccgggcccagaggtgccggggctatcaactgccaggcccagaggtgctggggctatcaACTGCcgggcccagaggtgctggggctatcaACTGCCAggtccagaggtgctggggctctaactgccaggcccagaggtgccggggctatcaACTGCCGGGCCTCTGAACTGCCGGACCCAGAAGTGCTGGGGCTCCGAACTGCTGGGCCCAGAAGTGCTGGGGCTCTGGACTGCCGGGCCCAGAGGTGTTAGGGCTATCAACTGCCAGGACcaaaggtgctggggctgtcaactgccaggcccagaggtgctggggctatcaactgccaggcccagaggtgacAGGGCTCTAACTACCAGGCCTAGAGGTGGCAGGTCTCAGCCCTCGCAAGCCCTggaacaaattaagcactgctcatggccctgattcagcagagcGCTTAAGTACATATTTAAGTCTCATGAACTTCAATGGAAGTGAAGCAtgtgccttgctgaatcagggacgTTAGACAAAATTAGCCTGGTCTCAAGGTGGAGATCTTACCTTAGTTTGAATCATGCCAAATCGTTGATGCCTCAGCTCTCTCACTATCTGCTTGATGTTGAACTGTCAGGAGAGAACAGTGTTATTTCATTGCAGGCCAAGTTATTAAAAAGAACATGCTCAATGGGGAAGTGTAAGGTTGTCCCTTCCCTGCTTTAGTATTAATTATTGTCCCTACACTCAACAGGAATCTGAACCTAATACCATTTCCTTTTTACAACCAACTTGAGTTGATTTACATTGGGGCAAATTGGTGTCCCTCCACAAATAAGCCCATGGTAATATTTATAATGATTTGGTTTAGATATACTCACACATAGATCTTTTTCAATGCAACTCAGCAAAATATCAATACAAAGCAGAACCCCGCTCCTTCCAATCCCAGCGCTGCAGTGGGCCGTTATGGGGCCCGTCTGGTGAATTTTTCTCATGTAGCGAATGAATTTTACGAGATGCTCTATCAGTCTGGGAGTACCGTGATCTGGCCAAGTGGTAAACTGCAAGTGTTTTACGAAgcgtctctctcctgtctggaagAGAGCAATCACCGATGTCAATTTCCTTGTAGGAGTTACTCCTGTAAAGTCAACCAGAAAACTAAGGACTGTGGCTTCCCATGTGGAATAAGCAATAAAGAAAGAGAGACCCTGCTTTCAAGACAGATAGGGAGAGACTAGGATTAACCATTCTAAACAATCACAGAGACATTGTGGcactttaatatttttaagtgctctgagatcctcagATAGGAAGGGCTATGAAAGTGCTACAAGTTATAACAAACCATATCCTGAAGCTTTGTAAGAACTTTGGCCAAATGTTAAAAGTATTAAAATTTCAATTTCAAGTAATCCTTTTTCCTTCCTATACAACAGGCATTTAATGTCTGATGTGCACTTTGAtttcttcagcagtaattcattGTTGCACCTGTATAAGTACTCTTGGGCTCTTGGAGGTTTCACACAGGCATTAAAGAAGAATAAATAGGTTTCCATGGGTCAGTGTCTGATCTtctttatgccagtgtaaatgagatcagattcTTTGGCACAGTCTATttcataggtcatctagtccaaccctctgctcaaagcaggaccaatccccagacagatttttaccccagttccctaaatggcaccctcaaggatcaaactcacaatcctgggtttagcaagccaatactcaaaccactgagctatccctccccccttcctcttCATGTTTTGAGCATTGGGCATCTGCACTgattttgtaaatctggcccatagttcaAAGGTAATGAGCTAAATGTGTTACAAAGCCTGCAAACAACTGCTAGGTAGAGATCTCTACTTCAGTGTTTTCCATAGTGCCTATCACTGTTAACAGCCACAATGGGCATCCTGGGATACTGAAGGAGTGGATGATGGGGATACTGCTTTGGACAAAAGACCTTCACCAGAACCTTCACCCAGAACTCAAAATGAACCATTTGGGCTCAAAACTGTTCCATTAACTTTTGTCCACCCCATGTGATCCCTGCATCTCATGGTTCTGGCTAGGGCAGACAGTGAAATGTCCTGGAAAGATCACCCTAACTGTATGTCTATGCCAGggatccccaacgcggtgcctgcggGCCCCATGGCGCCCGCTGGGGTGTCTAAGTGCACCTGTGTACTGGCTGGcagacgagcatccgctgaaatgccgtcgaaatttggcggcatttcagcagcaatgcctctggatgacgccgcttgtcagcggcattttggcggatgctcgtctgccGCCATGGTCCTCTGTGGCTCATCAGACAAAAAAggctggggaccactggtctatgcCAAATGGAAGCAGGAAGGACTGCACGTCTTGCCCAAGAGCCTGTTCTCATCCAGCAGATTCAGGAATCTCCAAACGTTTGGACATCACTAGGGCCCTActaattcacagtccattttggtcaatttcacagttataggattttaaaaatgataaatgtcatgatttcagctatttaaatctgaattttcacggtgttgtaattataggggtcctgacctaaaaaggagttgtggagggttgcggtactgctacccttacttctgtgctgctgctgacagtggcgctgccttcagagctgggcagctggagagcagtgtctGCAGgccagaagcccagctctgaaggcagtgccacggcctgcagcagcacagaagtaaggatagcatggtacggtattgccacccttacttctgctctgctgctggtggggtgctgcctccagagctgagccctcagtcagcagccaccactctcaggCCAcatagctctgaaggcagtgcagaagtaagggtagcaatatcacaacccccctaaaataaccttgcaatccccctgcaactcccttttgggtcaagacccccaatttgagaaacgctggtctcccccatgaaatctgtgtagtatagggcagggatctcaaactcaaatcaccacaagggccacatgaggagaAGTACATTGGCCTGGGGGCcgcatcactgaaaccttttcatacaatgatacaaaagtatggtcaaaaatgaaaaacatgaaGAGCAATATAGTATActattaaaagtcaatggattaacttttttaaaactgtaatgcgaaaagtcagtgctaattttgacagtcatttcatttttggccacttagctggcagtgttttgcatcaACCAGAGCATCAATATTAGATTTGATATCCTGAGACGAAACCAATCTCAGTGTTGCTTGCAAATGTTCGTCAGTGAGCCTTGACCTTAACACAGATTTGTTAATCTTCACGGAAGAGAAGAACTGTTCACATATATATGTAATTCTAAACATTGCCATTGTCCTTGCGGAAGCAGAGAATAACATGGGAAATCTTTCTTGTGAAAGAAACCGGTAGAATTCTGGAATTCCAACATCTGTAGACTTCTGCTTCCAAATGGTGTCACACTGAAGCTCCACTAACTCCATCTCCATTTCCTTTGCAACCCTGTCAATTTCCACAGCAAAATGGCGTGCAAAAAAGTTGAAAACGTGGTTCAAgtgccttgaaatctttaaaccgcaCATCAAACTGTTTGTGTAAGTTAGAAATGATCTCTGCATATTCTTTCAAGGATTTGGGTTCAACTTTCCCTAAGGAATTCAGAGTCGAGAAATGGACCAAAATTGCCAGCAGTCAGGTGTTTCCCCCACAAAGTAAGCTTGACTTTGAATGACTTAACACTGTCATACACTGTGCTATCACCTGTTTTCTACCCTGAAGCTTCAAGTTCAGTGCATTCAGGTGATCAGTTATATCTGCTAGAAAAGCAAGGTTGCTGATAAAAGTGGAATCAGCAAGCTGTGGAACCTCCTTGTTTTTCATTGTCATGAAGGAATCAGTCTCCTCTCTAAGAGCAAAAAAACGCTTCAAAACATTTCCATGACTCAACCATCTAACTTCAGTGTGATACAGAAGTTCCCCATATTCGCTGTccatacattgacttcagtggacccaggatttcactctaaacAAGTAGGAACAAATCTGGCAAACTCCTGTTGAGACAGATCCTTTGAGGAGCTGAGCATGCCCAACTGTAATTTAGGATGTTCCGCTGGTACTTGCTATATTGCAGGATGTTGCACAAGTGAAGATTTTCCTAAGTAAAAATCCTGAATCTCAGGATTTGATATATggtcagtattttttaaaaaatatataataaatcaaCAACTGGCAGACCTTTATAGACTATAGGATTTCTATTTAAGTATATATAATAGAGTATCTGAATTTGAATGTATCTTATTTAAGACGCTGAAGTTAACCCAATGTATGAATTTAAGTTCAATTAATAAAAATCTTAGTATGTTTGCAGACAATTCACAAACAGGAAGAAGGCTATAATGACTGAATAGTTTATGCAACTCTGCTGTCAAATAAGTGCCTTCTCCTATTATAATGAGAGCATAAATGTTCCCCcatctgcccctggccccacccccacctcaccccttccatgaggccccgcctctgccctgcatcttcccaccctttccccgcacccattccaaccccttccccaaagtccctgccccaactctgccccctccctgcccctatttcaACCCCTTCcacaaatccctgccccggccccacctcttctcctccttccctgagcGCGCCGCATTCCCGCTCCTTTCCCATCTCTCCTGGAAAATCCTAAGCacggccaaacagctgtttggtggcgggaAGCGCTAGGAGATAGGTAGAGGAGTGGGAACATGGCACACTGGGGAgggtatgggggggtggggaggagtggagtttggctgccagtgggtgcagagcatccactcactccagccccggagcacccacagagtcagcacctatggtggTCTGCAGGAAATAACTCCGCAGGCTGCGTGCGTCCTGCGGCCGCGTGTTTGAGACAcctggtatagggtaaaagtacacagaagaccagatttcatggtccgtgatccATTTTTCATGgcagtgaatttggtaaggccctagaCATCACACATAGCTGCTTCTCTGAACTGAGTGCGGATTGCCCATCAGTGCAGCCAAAGAACTGCTCCCACACCCGCACAGTTGTCCTTACTGAGGACACAGATTTATAAAGGTTCTAATATGAGAGCATCCTGCAAGTGCCCTCAACACCCACTGCTGTTAAAGGCCTTCAGTCCCTGTCCTGAAAACTGTCAGATCCACTGTTTCTGCCCAGAGCTAAGGAAAAATCACCCACTCTATGTGCACTCATATAATTCAGGTTTTGATAAAGCTGAAAATAACCAGAAAACGCTACAGAAGAAAGTTACTCAACGCTGCTCTAAATACTGCCAGAGAGATACAATAAGTAGTATCCGAGTCCCCCTCTTTAGGcatacaataaaatatatttaatttaccTGCTTGTTAATTATTTCTATTATTCGGATGATAAAATATTCCAAGATCTGGTAGTTGTCCAGCCTCAGATGGAATTCACTGAAGTCTAGAGAGTGCTGTGGAGGTTCAGGCCAGTATCTGTGACACTTGACTTTTCCAAGCTCTACTTCTTTCGTCATCATGGCAATTACATCTGACTCATTCTCCCAAATCATTTGCCAGAAATCAGCCACagtgcaaggcagaggtccttgTGTTGAAATATAGAAATGTTCCTCTTCTCCAATATGCGTTCGGATGTAACTTGCATTAATATAGCCCCTGGTTGCTCCAAGAGGAACCCGTGTCGCATCATCTGGACAGAAAGAAAAAGTCTTCTGAAGTTTTGCTATTTCAGCTGGCGATCCAAATTCATGTCTCCATCTAGGACCTAAGGGGAGCTTGAACATCAGCCAGTTGAATGTTGTCTCAGTGATATTCATGGTGCATTTGGCTGGCCAAGCAGCGCTAATATCCCTGCTAGCAGGCAATTCCTACAATCATATTATATGATTCATCTCTTCCTGCTAAGAACTATATTGTTCCTTTAAGGCACTTCTGTCACAATCTGACAAGCCATATAACCGGGTCCTATGGTAATATTACAAAGCACTGCAGCTCACCCTACTGTTACCTGAACCAGTACCATATGACACTGTAAAGTTTCTGTAACACAGGGAACTTAAAAAACTTGTACTATTTCTCCAATATTACAGAACACTGCAATGCAACATATTCTGTATTTTTATTCCCATTGTTACAGATTACAAAGAGATCTGTGTGTAAATGAAAATGGTATAATGCTCTGTTAATAGTGAACATTCTGCTGTGGCAATCAAGTCTTTATTCCAGAAGCCACCTCCAATTGGTAGGGAAACTTTTGTGCCTTGCTTGGATTGATCAATGGTGGATTTGGGGTCTGCACgttggaaaagaaaatatttatattctctGATGCCTGGGAACATAGGAAAGAATTTTACCCCTTTTGGGGGGCCTCAATCATGCTGGGACAGAATTTCACTGTATCACAGTCAGCTGACTGGCTTTAAAGTGCAAATCTTCCTGTGCAAAATTTATGAAGAGGTTCTATGGCAGGAGTGGGTAaattttttggcccgagggccacattggagttgcaaaactgtatggaggtcTGGAAGCCTGTGCCTCCTGAAACAGCCTGGCTCTCaccccctttctgccccctcccacttcccaccccgactgcccccctcagaacccctgacacATCCAAccctctctgctccttgtcctctaacCACCTCCTCatgggaccccccacccctaaccgccccccgggaccccactccctatccaacccccctgctcccagtcccctgactgccccaacccctatccacacccccatccctggacagcccccccccgggacctcaCGCCTATctaaccctccctgttcccatctcctgacccctatccacaccctcaccccctgacgggccccccgggaccccattCCTATCCACACCCTGGTCCCCATCTCCTGACTCCTATCCACATCCCTCCCCCGAcaagacccctgggactcccacgcctatccaacccccctgttccccgtctcctgacacacacacccgaacctccaccccatccaactgccccctgctccctgtctcctgactgccccctgggcctccccagccccagccaccttaccatgctgctcagagcagcatgtctggcagctgtgCCGCCTGGCCGTAGCTAGACATGCTGCAGCTCTGCCCTGCAGGAGTGCGCAACCCCGCCACCCAGAGTGCTGCCTGTGTGGCggtgaggctgcgggggaggggggacaacaggggaggggccaggggctagcctcccaggctgggactcaagggctggtcaggatggtcctgcgggccacatgtggcctgcgggccatagtttgtccaTCTCTGTTCTATGGAGACAGAGAAGGGACTAAATCCCGCATTTCACCTCCCACGTCTCCTGCTCTCCTGGGAACAATGTCTGGGGAATCTAGACAGCAGCAAATTAATTGGCCTTACTCTTGCCCTACTCCCAGAAACGCACTgtagaggggaagaggagggacctCTTGTGGAGCTAGGCTCTGTATCAATGAAGGGGTCCAAATCTCCTGCATAAACCTCACCAATTCTACCCACTGCCCATGTACCATATTCCACTGTTTCTGGAGCCCCCCATGAcaagaggaggggctggatgTGCCTGTTATAACTCAGCCTACCAGCTGTTTTCCTTGGCTCCCATGTATTCTTTAAGTGTTTTTAAGGCCCTTTAGTGTACTTGCTTACATGGAAGGATATCTCGGTATCTGTTTTTCTCCCGGTTTTCTGGCGCTTTCCCAACTCGGCAGCCATCGAGCGGTTTCATGTGTTCTAAAGCCTAGATCAAAGGTAGACAATCAAGAcacttcatttcctgcctccagagagaagctgcagggTTAGCATTAGGACTCACCATTAATGTATGTGACCTATGACTAGGAAACAGAGTTTTGTTTGGAATACACTCAATATGCCCTACTCTATATTTTCAGGTAAGACGGAGGCCCAAAAGCCAGGCGCTTTCATTTCCCATCTTCTAAACACTTTGAGTGACCCAGTGACATTCTTCAGCCCCCAAGAGTGAGTATTTCCAGGGATTTCCCACAAGATTTCAAACAAGGTCCTGACCAcaagtgtgataaatgaagggggaggaggggctagctcccttttatggacactcagccagccagtagctataaaatacCTCTTAGTAGcagttctctaattgctctacctgtaaagggttaaaaagtctcactgctatgcataggtaaaaggaagtgagtcagcacctggccaaaagagccaatgagaaggctagaacttttttaaattgaaaaaagactcccctttgtctgtctgtctgttgctctcctggggagaggcagacaggcagcagctctgctgtaagaagcttgggccaggtatcaAAAagtcatcagtatcatacctagaaactactcatttaaaatgccagatatgtaagtagatcaggaaatgtctaggaagccACAATTagttttatcccttttattttgttatggcttgtggattcctctgtgctaaccccaggtgcttttgttttgcttaagtagcaaagagtcctgtggcaccttatagactaacagacgttttggagcatgagctttcgtgggtgaatacccacttcgtcagatgcatgtcatgcatctgacgaagtgggtattcacccacgaaagctcatgctccaaaatgtctgttagtctataaggtgccacaggactccttgctgcttttacagaaccagactaacacggctacccctctgatactttgttttgcttgtaatctttaagatggacctcaagaaagctattcttggtgcttaatcctcgtagttgctcttttaaaatctagcaatagcctgagttcccagatgtattttctttcttcttttttttattaataaaatttacgttttttaagaacagaattggatttttgtgtcctaagaggtttgtgcacatattgcttaattagctggtggcaacagctgatttccttttttccctctttctcagctcttccctggggggggcgcgagtgtgtgtgtgtgtgtgtgagaaagggcttgagggtaccacacaggaaggaattcccaagtgctcctttctGGGCTCTCAAaagggttctgcacttgggtggtggcagcatctacccatccaaggtcagagaaaagctgtaaccttgggagtttaatagcAGCCTGGattggccagtattaatttttagaatccttgtgggcccccaccttctgcattccaagtgccagagtggggaatcagccttgacaacatGTCATTAAAGATCCCCTGGCGTGTTAGTGAAGGGTGTGTTCATTCTGGTGTCTCGGCCACATTTCAGCAAAGATAATGAACAAGCTCTTGACCTAGGAAACGCTTGTAGTTGCTAGCACGGAGCAGATGTCACATTTCCATCCCAGCGGTGGCTACATTTCAGTGATGGGGAAAGTGATATATGTAGGGCACTGTTTGTTCATAGGTATAAGGTTTAACTTGatataacagacacaacaaagaACAGGAAGATGTCAGTTAAGGTAGTTTCATTGACACCTTT from Gopherus flavomarginatus isolate rGopFla2 chromosome 6, rGopFla2.mat.asm, whole genome shotgun sequence includes these protein-coding regions:
- the FRMPD2 gene encoding FERM and PDZ domain-containing protein 2 isoform X2, whose amino-acid sequence is MKCPGGFPFYPEALEHMKPLDGCRVGKAPENREKNRYRDILPYDATRVPLGATRGYINASYIRTHIGEEEHFYISTQGPLPCTVADFWQMIWENESDVIAMMTKEVELGKVKCHRYWPEPPQHSLDFSEFHLRLDNYQILEYFIIRIIEIINKQTGERRFVKHLQFTTWPDHGTPRLIEHLVKFIRYMRKIHQTGPITAHCSAGIGRSGVLLCIDILLSCIEKDLCFNIKQIVRELRHQRFGMIQTKDQYLFCYEVVLQVLQNIEAMESHLLQ